The sequence AGCGGTTTTTTGCCATTAACAGTTGAACTCTTGCTGCGTGATGCTGCGCTTTTAGCGGATAATACGCGTCTTATCGGCGCGGCTGCCGGCTTTCGAGCGGCAATCCGCGATTCTACGTTGTTCTGATGCGCCGCCGCGCCGCATGTACCGCTTGCGGCCCTCCGCCGCCCTGCCGTGCGGGCCCATCATTTTAGTCGAGTCGTCCAGTTTCCCTATGCCAGCCCTCAAAGTCTCCCCCGCCGAACGCGCGGACTTGCGTTCCCAGGCCCACGCGCTCAAACCGGTCGTGCTGATCGGCGCCGAAGGACTGACTGACGCCGTGCTGGCCGAAATCAAAGTCCACCTCGTCGCGCACCAGCTCATCAAGATTCGCGTGTTCGGCGACGAGCGCGAAGAACGCGTCGCAATCTACGAAGAGATCTGCGATCGATTGAACGCGGCACCGGTCCAGCACATCGGCAAGCTGCTCGTCATCTGGAAGCCGGAAGTCGTCGAGCCGGCCCCGAAGACGAAACGCGGAGCCGGGTTGCCGAGCGCGCGCGAAGCCGCCGCCGAAAAACCGGCGCGGGGCGCGGCGCCGCGCGTCGTCAAAGTCGTGAAGCACACGCCCGACAATCCGGTGCGCCACCCGCGTCCGCAAAAAGTCGTCGTTCGCGGCAATGAGCGTGTCACGGCAGGCGGCAACGTCAAACGTGCTAAAAAGCGCCAGACCAGCGCAAAGCGCCAGCATCAGAGCGTGAAGTAAACCGAATGATGCGCGGCGCGCTCGCTGAATGTGCGCCGCGCCGCCGCCCGCTACGGCACCGGACCTACCGCTGCGTCAATGAACCGCGCTCTTGGGCGCGCCGATGTCCACCCGCTCAGCCACACCGTCG comes from Trinickia violacea and encodes:
- a CDS encoding YhbY family RNA-binding protein, whose product is MPALKVSPAERADLRSQAHALKPVVLIGAEGLTDAVLAEIKVHLVAHQLIKIRVFGDEREERVAIYEEICDRLNAAPVQHIGKLLVIWKPEVVEPAPKTKRGAGLPSAREAAAEKPARGAAPRVVKVVKHTPDNPVRHPRPQKVVVRGNERVTAGGNVKRAKKRQTSAKRQHQSVK